From a region of the Chloroflexota bacterium genome:
- a CDS encoding GTP-binding protein, producing MSKEVFQRTKPHVNVGTIGHIDHGKTTLTAAITKTLALKGWA from the coding sequence ATGTCCAAAGAGGTATTCCAGCGGACGAAGCCACATGTGAACGTTGGTACCATTGGTCACATTGACCACGGCAAGACGACCTTGACGGCAGCCATCACCAAGACACTCGCTCTGAAGGGGTGGGCTG
- a CDS encoding S8 family serine peptidase — MKRTVLILMVMLIASGLMASILLLASGPAVTQASPVHPAVLASLEEASDGTVGFFVLMKDQADLSFADQIDDWQAKGRWVQGQLQTTADSSQSELAQVLTRERSTGHIDQWQRFWIVNTLWVEGDRYAVEALARQPGVAHILPPMKLELPAVEDAPGFEREPDQIPWNLQQINADDVWDLGYDGEGIVVGVLDTGVEYDHPALIRQYRGSNGNGPPVHDYNWYDPYWDTGFPQPLPVTSTVTPGDLRPYHGTHVTGILVGREQDGSHQIGVAPGARWMSAYGCCPDNDTLLEALQWFVAPTRRDGSGADPAKRPHVLQNSWGGTGGSTIFAQAMATIKAAGIFVSVSAGNFGEDGCATLASPGDNPGVFSVGGTGISGNMDTMYPLSSRGPNPFTGSIGPDVVAPGDSIVSSWPGSTDYHALSGTSMAAPHVAGAVALLWQANQALIGKVDHTAELLRKTAEPVIHAGQVCGGVDSGNQHPNNTAGWGRLDVLRALELAGRGDGSLTVRVTDEQGHSLDDAMVSLARSISGLGQVALDGQAVNGEYQFIVAPGLATVSAERFGYESDSAFVMVNTYSSVTIVLRRSPQFSVQGVVWSELPFKMYVPAILSGGDGRGIARSASSGRRQPDDAHGLEATVTVLDSPLPPVMTDCSGAFNLMLPEGSHRLLVEALGYEPQTITMVVDGPETLAVALQPAWDYRMEDSRDGSVAYNWIEASGGTAYSLRDDDRAEISLPQGRSFRFYGQEYGIVYVLSNGIVNFGVPALRYQGVIPFEGQPNNAIYALGEDLNPRAREQYSTTYNNRIYVLDTGNRMVIQYDEVEHWSTGHPETFQVILEYATAEITLQYQKVSWPDHTTVGVENETGNRAVVYSRDNSAHLTNGRAVRFTPVFGQPPQSCGQ, encoded by the coding sequence ATGAAGCGAACGGTTTTGATACTCATGGTGATGCTCATAGCCTCAGGGCTTATGGCGTCCATTTTGCTGCTCGCCTCCGGGCCCGCCGTGACTCAGGCATCGCCGGTGCATCCGGCAGTGTTGGCGAGCCTGGAAGAGGCTTCGGATGGGACCGTCGGCTTTTTCGTTCTGATGAAGGATCAGGCCGATCTGAGCTTTGCCGATCAGATCGACGACTGGCAGGCAAAGGGACGGTGGGTCCAGGGTCAGTTGCAGACCACTGCGGATAGCTCACAAAGCGAACTGGCACAGGTCTTGACCCGGGAGCGCAGCACTGGGCACATTGATCAGTGGCAACGTTTCTGGATCGTCAATACGCTCTGGGTGGAGGGGGACCGGTACGCGGTCGAGGCACTGGCCCGGCAGCCGGGGGTGGCGCATATCCTTCCACCGATGAAACTTGAACTGCCAGCGGTTGAGGATGCGCCGGGTTTCGAAAGGGAACCGGATCAAATCCCGTGGAACTTGCAGCAGATCAACGCTGACGATGTCTGGGATCTGGGCTACGACGGCGAGGGTATCGTTGTGGGTGTCCTCGATACCGGTGTCGAGTACGACCATCCCGCCCTGATCCGGCAGTACCGGGGCAGCAACGGCAATGGACCACCCGTCCACGATTACAATTGGTACGATCCCTACTGGGACACCGGGTTTCCCCAACCCCTGCCCGTTACTTCTACCGTTACCCCGGGCGATCTGCGACCCTACCACGGTACCCATGTGACCGGTATCCTGGTCGGGCGGGAGCAAGATGGTTCCCATCAGATCGGCGTTGCGCCGGGCGCCCGCTGGATGTCTGCCTATGGCTGTTGTCCCGATAACGACACTCTGCTGGAAGCCCTCCAGTGGTTTGTGGCGCCGACCCGAAGGGATGGCAGCGGCGCGGATCCCGCTAAGCGTCCCCATGTGTTGCAGAATTCCTGGGGCGGGACCGGCGGCAGCACAATCTTTGCCCAGGCTATGGCAACCATCAAGGCGGCCGGTATCTTTGTATCGGTCTCGGCGGGCAATTTCGGCGAAGATGGCTGCGCGACGCTGGCATCGCCCGGGGACAATCCTGGCGTGTTCAGTGTTGGTGGGACTGGTATCAGTGGCAATATGGATACTATGTATCCTCTATCTTCCCGGGGCCCTAATCCTTTTACCGGTTCGATCGGCCCGGACGTGGTGGCGCCCGGTGATTCTATCGTGTCTTCCTGGCCTGGATCTACGGATTACCACGCCCTTAGCGGAACTTCCATGGCTGCTCCCCATGTGGCAGGAGCCGTCGCCCTGCTCTGGCAGGCCAATCAAGCATTGATCGGCAAGGTGGATCACACCGCCGAGTTGCTGCGCAAGACCGCCGAGCCAGTGATCCATGCCGGGCAGGTCTGCGGCGGGGTGGATAGCGGCAACCAGCATCCCAACAACACGGCCGGTTGGGGGCGTCTGGATGTGCTGCGGGCCCTCGAGCTTGCGGGCAGAGGCGATGGCAGCCTGACCGTACGGGTTACCGACGAGCAGGGACACAGTCTGGATGATGCGATGGTCAGCCTGGCAAGAAGCATTTCCGGCCTGGGCCAGGTGGCGCTCGACGGGCAAGCTGTGAACGGTGAATATCAGTTCATTGTGGCGCCAGGCCTGGCCACAGTTTCCGCCGAACGCTTCGGATATGAGTCCGATTCTGCCTTTGTCATGGTGAATACTTATTCCTCGGTGACCATTGTCCTTCGGCGGAGCCCACAGTTTTCCGTGCAGGGTGTGGTCTGGTCGGAGCTTCCCTTCAAGATGTACGTTCCAGCGATTCTCAGCGGCGGCGACGGGCGAGGGATTGCCCGCAGCGCCAGTTCTGGCCGTCGACAACCCGACGATGCTCACGGCTTGGAGGCTACGGTTACCGTTCTTGATAGCCCTTTGCCACCGGTGATGACCGACTGCAGCGGTGCTTTCAATCTGATGCTGCCCGAAGGGAGTCACCGGCTGCTGGTTGAGGCTCTTGGCTACGAGCCGCAAACGATCACTATGGTGGTAGATGGTCCTGAAACGCTAGCGGTTGCGCTGCAGCCGGCCTGGGACTACCGCATGGAGGACAGCCGCGATGGATCGGTGGCCTATAACTGGATCGAAGCTTCCGGGGGTACGGCTTACAGTTTACGTGATGACGACCGTGCTGAGATCAGCCTGCCGCAGGGGCGTTCATTCCGGTTTTATGGGCAAGAGTACGGCATTGTGTATGTGTTATCCAACGGGATCGTCAACTTTGGTGTTCCTGCACTCCGTTATCAGGGTGTCATTCCCTTCGAAGGCCAGCCCAACAACGCCATTTACGCCCTGGGCGAGGACCTAAACCCCCGGGCGCGGGAACAGTACAGTACCACGTACAACAACAGAATCTACGTGCTGGATACCGGCAACAGGATGGTGATCCAATACGACGAGGTGGAACACTGGTCAACCGGGCATCCCGAGACCTTCCAGGTGATTCTGGAATACGCAACAGCGGAGATCACCCTGCAATACCAGAAGGTGAGCTGGCCCGATCACACGACAGTGGGCGTAGAGAACGAGACAGGTAACCGGGCTGTGGTCTATTCCCGGGATAACTCAGCCCACCTTACCAATGGACGGGCGGTTCGTTTTACCCCGGTGTTCGGGCAACCGCCCCAGTCGTGCGGGCAGTAA